In the genome of Oncorhynchus gorbuscha isolate QuinsamMale2020 ecotype Even-year linkage group LG05, OgorEven_v1.0, whole genome shotgun sequence, the window tgcatccaacaagtttgtagtcaCAAGTTGCGTCCTATGAAAATAGGACCAAATACTACATTCTTTGAGTACTTTAATACACtctaagtgaatttgtccaaatacaaATGGGGGATTTGATACAAATGGGGGGATTTGATACTGTACagaaagtgctttcatttctaaacggtggaacagatatgtatgaaaatactaTCAATTCAAAGGTGAAATCCGGTACTTTCGCCTCATGAGAAGCATTTcctctcaaatccaaaatgctggagaaTAGAGCCAAATTAAATCTTTTAGCTTCACTGTACAAACAAATACGTAGAGGAGTGAATGTAATTCACTAATGTGTTACTCTCACacccccactctcacacacaacacaaacactaaCAGTAACACAGAAACGCTCACatgtacacaggcacacacacacgaacacacacacgcacacacgcacacacacacacacacacacacacacacacacacacacacacacacacacacacacacacacacacacacacacacaaatgtgtctgttatgtatgtaagcacttcagagttataccaagctaataagtcacacacacacacacacacacacacacacacacacacacacacacacacacacacacacacacataaacactcacatgtacacacacacacatatataaacaaacaaacagaaaataTGCTCATGCACAAACACATATATCACACACAATACATACTCTCTGTTTCTTTTtccctttctctgtgtctctctgcctctcacatCTCCCAGGGGTACTCACGTTGCAGCCAGCGACAATGCCATCTCCTCCGGCACACACCATGGTGGTCCTGAGAGCAATGCCCCACCAGTCGGGCTTGGAGCAGGTGGCGTGGTCCACCACAGGCATCAGAGCCTGCTGCAGGTTATCAGCAATGGGGCCTCcggctaaaacacacacacatgtcaatcTGCAGCTAGTTACCCTACAGGAACACACATGAAAGTGatcatcaaacacacacacacgcacgcacgcacgcacgcacgcacgcacgcacgcacgcacgcacgcacgcacgcacgcacgcacgcacgcacacacacacacacacacacacacacacacacacacacacacacacacacacacacacacacacacacacacacacacacacacacacacacacacacagagagaggcttaCTGTAGACCCTTCCCCAGCCAGTGATGTAACAGGGGTACTGGTTGTCCAACACAGTGCCAGCAGCAGGGATACAGCCAAGCTGCACATGGTCAGTCAAGGTCACATGCTCAGACAACTTGATCAGGGCAATGTCATTTCTGGTCAATCAGAGacaggggaggaacacagagagagcgacGGTTGTAGAAGGAAAGGATAGACAGGTGATGCCACTGAAAGTCAGCCCAGTTTATATTGTGGTGTACTGCAAGTATATAAGGCTACTCATAATGCTCTACATATCCAGTGTTGTTTAGGTAGAGACTAAAAAACAAAACTTTGCTTTCTTCCATTCGGTGCTGATGATACAACCCTTAGCAACCCATCAGATCTTTATTGTCAATATCTGTTTTCTTAGTGTAGCATTCAAGGTTTGTTGTGCTAGCCTGTCTATTTGTGGACCGTACTCTTACCCGAAGGCCACAAAGATGGGGTTCCACTTCTCATGGACAACAAGCTTCTCAGGGATGATGGCCTGGGAGCCTTCCTCAGTCTCAACCAGGTTGTGCTTTCCAACGAATACTCTGTAGGACAGGTTGAGGCTGGGAGGGTTGGAGAAGGTTGAATGCTCAGTGATCACAGCATATATGAGCAGaaaactctctgtctgtctgtctgtctgtctgtctgtctgtctgtctgtctgtctgtctgtctgtctgtctgtctgtctgtctgtctgtctgtctgtctgtctgtctgtctgtctgtctgtctgtctgtctgtctgtctgtctgtctgtctgtctgtctgtctgtctgtctgtctgtctgtctgtctctgtgtgtgtgtgtgtgtgtgtgtgtgtgtgtgtgtgtgtgtgtgtgtgtgtgtgtgtgtgtgtgtgtgtgtgtgtgtgtgtgtgtgtgtgtgtgtgtgtgtgtgtgtgtgtgtgtgtgtgtgtgtgtgtgtgtgtgtgtgtgtgtgtgtctgtgtgtgtctgtgtgtgtgtgcgcgtgaagGTCCTCTTTGGATGCACTGTGTATTTGCGTGTAAATGTGATTGTGTAGCCTCTCTTACTTGATACAGTGCGCAGCGGTCATGACCCAGTTGGTGGCAATCAGAGATCCTCCACAGGTGTGTCTCCACTCACCGTCCCTCTCATACTGCAGAGAGATCTGGAGAGAAAGAAGAACatgaagaaaagaaagaaagtataaaagaaagagaaagaaaaagagagagtgagaaatatTGAGGTTGGATAGAACGAGTTACTCCATACTGATACATAATGATGAAAAGTGACCTATGTAAATGCAATCCAGTATTATAATCATtgtacatagagagagggagataagggtGTCAGTGTACCTGCCAGGGCCAGCTGTGAGGCTTGGCGTCCACTCCATTGACCACACGGGTGGTCAGAGGCTCAATAGGAGGGGTGCCGCACCCGAAGGCTAggggggtagacagagagacaatcaGGGTCAGGTCTTTCTCTCTAACTCAGAGGTTACCAACTCCAGTCCTGGTGAGCTACAGTGCAGGTTATTGTTAAAGCCCAGCACAAGCATATCTGTTTCAGCTGATTATCAAATTATAGTCGCCAGTCTGGTTGAATCGGGTGTGTCAGTGTTGTGCTcgagcaaaagcctgcacacccttcAGCTTTCCAGGATTGCAGTTGGAGTCTCTGTCTGATGTCCACACACATAGAGGCTGACACTTACCGCTAGCGATGAGCACTGAGGCCAGAACAATGGGAATCATGTTGATTGATACGTCGTCTGCTTGGCGACAGCATGACACATCCTACTTTAAACCCTAGTCCTCAGGTCTGCCCCGCCCATCTTGATTATACACACGTTCTCATTGGTCCTCCATGACCGCTGTGGATGAAAGAGAAGAAATGTGACAACAGGTGTGTTTCCTAGAACAATTCACATGGCCTTGACCTCACTTTCCACTCACCAATGTATGTGTATTTCTACATTTCTCAGATACACTAGAATCTGGATATAAACTGTAAGCAATAGAGCTTCACCTAGTAACTAACATATTGCTTTCACCTGTCCAGTCCTATTCAGTACTGAGAAAGGGAGTGAACAATGCCACAGTCTCTGAACCCATAGCCCACGAACTCCTCCTCTGGATTGGCCCAGTGAGTTGCATATGATCCATGGGAATTCAGCACCTGTACCAATGTTGTGTAAGACAGTTAGAGAGTAACCTGTAGTTTACCGAATAAACCCCACTTATGGCAGTTATGAAGCCAAATATTTATTAGTATTACACATGTGCAAATATTATGCGTATTGCATGTCAGACATGGATGGAAAGTCCCCTGGTGATTTCAAAGACATGGCTATGGCAAAGAGCAGAGGACGGTACAACAGAAGAAAAATAAACCCTCATTAACTTGTTTTATGCGCATGAATGTATTATACTATTCAGTCAATGTTTGAATATGTTGGGGAAGGGGGGGTTCACTTCAAAGAGGATTGTTGACACATCCATTTATTCTTACAGCACATATTATCATGTATTCTGGTGAAGAGTCCAGAGAGAGGGTCACAAACATCTGATTCATGACTTATACCTACGGAAaaggctgtttgtgtgtgtgcgtgtgtgtccgtgtgcgtgtgtgtgcgcgcccaAGCAGAAGTGTGTAACCAAAGAAGACATTGTGTAAACATTCAGTGCTACGGTAGGTTCAACTGACTTGCATAGCATGCTGTTTTACATGCTGTTCGGAGGACCCAACCACAAGGGGAgatgtgaaccatcagatcctcctctccaccctctccgagttgggcatctccggcgcggcccacgcttggattgcgtcctacctgacaggtcgctcctaccaggtggcgtggcgagaatctgtctcctcaccacgcgctctcaccactggtgtcccccagggctctgttcttggccctctcctattctcgctatacaccaagtcacttggctctgtcataacctcacatggtctctcttatcattgctatgcagacgacacacaattaatcttctcctttcccccttctgatgaccaggtggcgaatcgcatctctgcatgtctggcagacatatcagtgtggatgacggatcaccacctcaagctgaacctcggcaagacggagctgctcttcctcccggggaaggactgcccgttccatgatctcgccatcacggttgacaactccattgtgtcctcctcccagagcgccaagaaccttggcgtgatcctggacaacaccctgtcgttctcaactaacatcaaggcggtggcccgttcctgtaggttcatgctctacaacatccgcagagtacgaccctgcctcacacaggaagcggcgcaggtcctaatccaggcacttgtcatctcccgtctggattactgcaactcgctgttggctgggctccctgcctgtgccattaaaccccttcaactcatccagaacgccgcagcccgtctggtgttcaaccttcccaagttctctcacgtcaccccgctcctccgttctctccactggcttccagttgaagctcgcatccgctacaagaccatggtgcttgcctacggagctgtgaggggaacggcacctcagtacctccaggctctgatcaggccctacacccaaacaagggcactgcgttcatccacctctggcctgctcgcctccctaccactgaggaagtacagctcccgctcagcccagtcaaaactgttcgctgccctggccccccaatggtggaacaaactccctcacgacgccaggacagcggagtcaatcaccaccttccggagacacctgaaaccccacctctttaaggaatacctaggataggttaagta includes:
- the ela3l gene encoding elastase 3 like produces the protein MIPIVLASVLIASAFGCGTPPIEPLTTRVVNGVDAKPHSWPWQISLQYERDGEWRHTCGGSLIATNWVMTAAHCINLNLSYRVFVGKHNLVETEEGSQAIIPEKLVVHEKWNPIFVAFGNDIALIKLSEHVTLTDHVQLGCIPAAGTVLDNQYPCYITGWGRVYTGGPIADNLQQALMPVVDHATCSKPDWWGIALRTTMVCAGGDGIVAGCNGDSGGPLNCKNPEGVWEVHGIASFVSGLGCNYAKKPTVFTRVSNFNDWIDQAMMSN